The window AATTGCCAGAAATGTTAAAGCTGCAACTCCCACATAGGCTATCTGCTTTTGAGCCAATGCAGGTACGGCTTCGCTTATGAGCCAATTTGATGTGAGAACAAGCGGAATGATTAAAATAATAGAAAGGAAATCAAATTGTGCTAAAATACGCTTATCAATTCTCCACAAATTTGAAACTCCCTAAAAATTTAGAAATTGTATCATAAAGGTTAGAAATATGAATAAAATACAAACTTATATTTGTGACGGCGTAGAGCGTCTTGATACATTTTTATCATCGCAATTAGGGCAAAGCCGTTCACAGATTGCACAGCTGATTAAAAAAGAGTGTGTAAGCGTTGAGGGAAAAGTAGTTTCTCGCAGCGGAGTTAAACTAAAAGAGAACCAATTAGTAAAAGTCGAATTTCCTCCTGCAGAGACAAAACCGGCACTAGAGATTGAATTTAATGTTGAGATACTTTATGAAGATGAAGATGTCTTAGTCATAAATAAACCAAGCGGGCTTACCGTTCATCCTGCATCGAGCGTAAAAGAAGCAACTCTGGTTGATTGGTTAAAGCACAGAGGAATCAGACTTTCTACGATAAGCGGAGAGGAGAGACACGGGATAGTTCATAGACTTGACAAAGGTACTAGCGGAAGTATGATAATAGCAAAAAATAATGAAGCACATGAGTTTTTGTCTAAGCAACTTCAAGATAAAAGCATGGGAAGATACTATTTGGCAGTTGTAAATCCGCCGCTTAAAGATGATTTGACGCAGATAGAGCGTCCAATTGCCAGAAGTACTCATAACAGACTTAAAATGGCATGTCTGGAACACGGCAAATATGCTAAGACGCTGTTTAAAACATTAGCATCGTCAAGTGATGAGAAAAATCAGCTTTTGGCTTGTAAACTTTTTACAGGAAGAACACATCAAATCCGTGTTCATTTGGAGAGTATAAATCGTCATATTATAGGTGACCATATTTATGCTCAAAACCCTAAACTTGAGAATGCGGAACGAATTTTGCTACATGCGTACATGATATATTTTATTCATCCGACGAGTAAAGATAGACTCTCGTTTGTGGCACTTCCCGATAGACAAATGATGGATTATTTAGATAAAAAATTTGATATGGAGCAGATAAATGAAGTTATTAACCCTAGTTACATTGTGCACGGCTTCGCTACTAATTATTAGTGGTTGTAGTATAAAACCGACACCGAAAAAAGATTCAACTATTGATGCATCGTTGCCTACGGCAGTTCTTACGAAAAACGGGACTATTGCAGATATGAATTCAATAGCTCTTGAATGGGAGCCTATAGACGATAAAAGAGTAGAGGGAGTTTATATCTATAAGATTGAGCTGGATAAAAAGAACAGCGGTACAGACGAGTATTACGATACTGTACCTAGTCGTTTTTCTACGCACTATTTGGATACGAAAATAGAACCCGGCACGAGATACGGTTACTACTTTAAAACATATAGCTCTAGTGCCGAATCAAAAAAGAGTCAAATGACTACGATAACTTCACTTGCGCCTATGGAATCGGTATCGTGGATTCACGGTGCTCAGAATATGCCAAAAAGTGCAAAAATAATATGGCGTCCGCATATGAACGAAAAAGTAAAAGCGTATGTAGTTCAAAGAAGAACTTTGCAAGAGAGCGAATGGGGCGATATTGCAACGGTTAACGGCAGACTTAATGCAGAGTATATCGATAAAAACTTAAAAGATAATTTTACATATAAGTATCGCGTTCGTGCATTAACATATGACAGTATGCTCTCAAAACCGAGCCAAGAAGTTACCGTCGTAACAAAAGAGTTGCCTGTTGAAGTAACACAGATATCGGCTTCGACAAATTTACCAAAAATGATAAAAATTAACTGGCAGGGCGTTGATGCAAAAGATTTCTTATTATATAGAGTATATAGATCTCATAGCATTGACAGTGGATATGAAATGGTTGCCGATACGACAAAAAATTCATATGTAGATACTATTGATGAAGACGGCAAAGAGTATTTTTATAGAGTTAGCGTTTTTGATAAAGATAAATTAGAGAGTGTCAATAAAAATTATTCGGCACTCGGCAGAACATTGGTAAAACCTATTTCTCCGTCACTTAGCGAAGCAAGATTCGTAGATGGCAGAGTAAAACTATCTTGGACTAACTCTGATCCGAGAGCAAAAAGCTATATAGTTCAAAAAGAGTATAAAAAAGGATTCTTTGAGACAAAAATAGAAGATTTTGAAAATTTAACTTCTCTTGAATTTAGCGATTCAAATGTTGTTGCAGGAGGGACTTACTACTATAAGATATTTTCTGTTGATTCAAACGGTATAAAATCAAAACCGAGTGCAGAAGCTCTTATAAAAATAGAAGAGGGTGCGGCAGTTAAAAAGACGGCGCCTATAAAGAATGAGAGAAGATTGCAGCAGTCTGTTCCCGCACCTGCTACGGAAGTAGTGGATGAGCCGGCAGTAAATGTAATCGTTCCGATAAAAGATTTCAACTGATATAACCCCCTAAAGCTACCTGCAGATGCGGGAGATTGAGAGGTTTTATGCACCTTTGGTGCGTAAGGTCAAATTTTAATTAAAATGAGAATGAATGCCACACCTACACATAAAAGAGTTTAAAGAGATAGAGTTTCCGTCGCAGTATGACGGAGTCTCGTTTAATTTTATAGCGGATAATGCAAATCAGAAAGAAGAGAGATTAATTTCCGTAACCGTTGATGAGGATGAGTTTTTTTTATTGGTTAAAGATGAAGAGGGTAAAAAGCTTCTCAAAAGCGATAAGCTTACAAGACCTGCTTCCATCTACAATGTTCATAAAGCGCTTTTGTCATATGCGAAAGCGTCGGATATGACCATCCTCTCATCCAATGTCGTACAAAATCAAAAAAATATTCATCTTCAAGAAGTTAGAGCATTAAAAGACATAAATTATTTTGCAACAAACTTTCCAAAAGATAGAGAAGTCCGTATAGAAGTCGGTTTCGGTTCCGGAAGGCATCTTCTTCATCAAGCCTTGAACAATCCGGATATTCTTTTTATAGGTATAGAGATTCACTTTCCCTCAATTGAGCAGGTTTTAAAACAGATAACTATTCAAAATCTTGATAATTTGCTTATTTTAAACTATGATGCGAGACTTTTTATGGAGCTTGTTCCATCAAATATAGTTGGGAAAATTTATGTTCATTTTCCGGTTCCATGGGATAAAAAACCGCATAGAAGAGTAATATCTGCTACATTTATAGAAGAAGCCAAACGAATTTTAAAAGTAGGCGGAACGCTAGAGCTTAGAACGGATAGCGAAAACTATTATGCTTACTCTTATGAGACATTTATCGCTTTTAATAAAACTACGCTTCATATAAACAAAAACAAAGATATTGCCGTTACAAGCAAGTATGAAGATAGATGGAAAAAAATGGAGAAAAATATTTATGATTTGACTATGATAAATGACGAGGAGTCTCCGGAATTAAGTTTAGAGGGAGATTTTTCTTTTTTAGAAGTCAAACGCTCCAATGAGAAACTTTTAGAGCTTTATAAAGAGATAAAAAGATTTGAGGGCGGATTTGTTAATTTTGAGAGAGCCTACACTTTAAAAGACGGAGTTATGTTTCGTATGTCAATGGGCAGTTTTGACAGACCTGAACACCTTTATGTTATCGTAAAGAGAGATAATACATTTTATTATCCTGCCTTGCCGCTAAAATCAAAAAGCAATCTTAGCGCACATCAACTCTTAAGCAGGGCTCTTTATGAATAAGGTTATAATTGCTAAAGATCTTTCATTATCGTATTCAAACAATGAAACCATTATAAATAAAGCGAGTTTTTCCATAAGTTCGGGTAGTTTTGTTTTTATCACGGGAGCAAGCGGGAGCGGAAAATCAACTCTTTTAAAATCTCTTTTTGGAGGGTTGAAGCCAAAACAAGGTTCTCTTGTAGTTGGCGGTGTAGAATTAAACCGTGTTTCGCGTTCAAAACTAAATTTATTAAGAAGACATATCGGAATTGTTTTTCAAGATTATAAACTCATAAAAGAGTGGACGATTGATAAAAATATTATGCTTCCGCTTCTTATTAACGGATATGTAAAGAGCGTTGCAAACGCTCAAGTTGACAAACTCTTAAAACATGTAAGATTAAATCATCAATCGGGCAAATATCCGCTTGAGCTAAGCGGTGGCGAACAGCAAAGAGTGGCAATGGCTAGAGCCCTTTCTCATAATCCTATCTTGATTTTGGCAGATGAGCCTACCGGTAACCTTGATGACTACTCGTCGCAGCTTATTTGGAATTTGCTTGAGGGTGCCAATAGTCAGTTAAAAACTACGGTTATAGTCGTAACGCATCATATTCCAAAAACTATAACTACGGATTATAAACATTTTCATTTAGAGTACGGGAGCATTAATGAAATCCGTTAAAAATCACCTCTCTCTTGTAATCGCACTTTTGAGCATAATATTTTCTATGCAGGTTTTTTTTATCGTTGATCGTTCAATTGAAGCATATAAAGTAAATCTTGCTAGCAGTTATTCTATTATAGCAGTTAGTAAAAAACAGATAAATAGCACTGATATTTTAAAGATAAATAAGATAATTTCACATGTACAAGAGTTATCGCCTGATTCGGTTATAAAAAGATTAAGCAGTGATATGAAAAATACAAATGTAGAGCTTTTAAAACTCACTTTACCGAAATTTTATAAGCTGACTCTTGCCTATTATCCGACTCCGCAAGAAATTAAAGAGTTAAAAAGCAATTTATTTGAGAATAATTCAATAACAAAAGTAGAGGATTTTTCTCATACGCATGACACGACATATAAACTTCTGCTGTTATTTAAAAATGTTGTTTCGCTTTTTGCTCTTGTTGTCGTAGTGGTTACCGTTTTACTTATATTTAAAGAGCTTAGAATCTGGCAATACAAGCATAATGAGAGAATGACAATTATGGGGCTTTTCGGTGCAGCTTTATGGCTTCGTTCGGCAGTGCTGTTTAGACTTGCTATCGTAGATGCTCTTGTTGCAAGTTTTTTGGCTTTCGGAACCTTTTTATACCTCTCATTACATCCTTGGGTAAAGGAACAGTTCGGCAGTATAGGAATCAATATCGTTATATTTAATCCTGTAGATGATTTTTTAGCAATTCTTGGAGTTTCTATATCTATCTCAATTATTTTAGCAACGCTAATAGTTTTAGGACATAAAGAAGAGGC of the Sulfurimonas sp. genome contains:
- a CDS encoding cell division protein FtsX, with amino-acid sequence MKSVKNHLSLVIALLSIIFSMQVFFIVDRSIEAYKVNLASSYSIIAVSKKQINSTDILKINKIISHVQELSPDSVIKRLSSDMKNTNVELLKLTLPKFYKLTLAYYPTPQEIKELKSNLFENNSITKVEDFSHTHDTTYKLLLLFKNVVSLFALVVVVVTVLLIFKELRIWQYKHNERMTIMGLFGAALWLRSAVLFRLAIVDALVASFLAFGTFLYLSLHPWVKEQFGSIGINIVIFNPVDDFLAILGVSISISIILATLIVLGHKEEA
- a CDS encoding ABC transporter ATP-binding protein translates to MNKVIIAKDLSLSYSNNETIINKASFSISSGSFVFITGASGSGKSTLLKSLFGGLKPKQGSLVVGGVELNRVSRSKLNLLRRHIGIVFQDYKLIKEWTIDKNIMLPLLINGYVKSVANAQVDKLLKHVRLNHQSGKYPLELSGGEQQRVAMARALSHNPILILADEPTGNLDDYSSQLIWNLLEGANSQLKTTVIVVTHHIPKTITTDYKHFHLEYGSINEIR
- a CDS encoding RluA family pseudouridine synthase, with amino-acid sequence MNKIQTYICDGVERLDTFLSSQLGQSRSQIAQLIKKECVSVEGKVVSRSGVKLKENQLVKVEFPPAETKPALEIEFNVEILYEDEDVLVINKPSGLTVHPASSVKEATLVDWLKHRGIRLSTISGEERHGIVHRLDKGTSGSMIIAKNNEAHEFLSKQLQDKSMGRYYLAVVNPPLKDDLTQIERPIARSTHNRLKMACLEHGKYAKTLFKTLASSSDEKNQLLACKLFTGRTHQIRVHLESINRHIIGDHIYAQNPKLENAERILLHAYMIYFIHPTSKDRLSFVALPDRQMMDYLDKKFDMEQINEVINPSYIVHGFATNY
- the trmB gene encoding tRNA (guanosine(46)-N7)-methyltransferase TrmB; protein product: MPHLHIKEFKEIEFPSQYDGVSFNFIADNANQKEERLISVTVDEDEFFLLVKDEEGKKLLKSDKLTRPASIYNVHKALLSYAKASDMTILSSNVVQNQKNIHLQEVRALKDINYFATNFPKDREVRIEVGFGSGRHLLHQALNNPDILFIGIEIHFPSIEQVLKQITIQNLDNLLILNYDARLFMELVPSNIVGKIYVHFPVPWDKKPHRRVISATFIEEAKRILKVGGTLELRTDSENYYAYSYETFIAFNKTTLHINKNKDIAVTSKYEDRWKKMEKNIYDLTMINDEESPELSLEGDFSFLEVKRSNEKLLELYKEIKRFEGGFVNFERAYTLKDGVMFRMSMGSFDRPEHLYVIVKRDNTFYYPALPLKSKSNLSAHQLLSRALYE